The sequence below is a genomic window from Streptosporangium lutulentum.
CCAGCGGATCGCGATGATCTTCCAGGACGCGCTCTCCGCGCTGAACCCGGTGTTCACCGTGGGTTCCCAGATCGGTGAGATGTTCCGGGTTCACCGGGGCACCTCCAGGGGCGACGCCCAGAAGAAGGCGATCGAGCTGATGGACCGGGTCCGCATCCCCGGGGCCAAGCAGCGGGTGAACGACTACCCGCACCAGTTCTCCGGCGGCATGCGCCAGCGCATCATGATCGCGATGTCGATCGCGCTCGATCCCGAGGTGCTGATCGCGGACGAGCCGACCACCGCGCTCGACGTGACGGTGCAAGCTCAGATCATGGAGCTCCTCGCCGAGCTGCGGCGCGAGAGCAACATGGGCCTGATCCTGATCACCCACGACCTCGGCGTGGTGGCCGACGTGGCCGACAAGATCGCGGTCATGTACGGCGGGCGGATCGTGGAGAACGCCCTCGTGCACGACATCTACCGGGCTCCCGCCCACCCCTACGCCAAGGGCCTGCTCGACTCGATCCCCAGGGTCGACCAGAAGGGCCAGGAGCTGTACGCGATCAAGGGAATGCCGCCGAACCTGCTCGACATGCCCTCGGGGTGTTCCTTCCACCCCCGGTGCCCGTACCGTCAGGACAACTGCGTCACCGAGGCGCCGCCGCTCTACGAGATCGGTCCGACACGCAACAGCGCCTGTCACTACTGGAGGGAGGTCCTCGATGGCAGCCACGGGTGAGCCGATTCTTGAGGTTCGCGACCTGGTCAAGCACTTCCCCCTGACCCAGGGCATCCTGCTGAGGAAGCAGATCGGTGCGATCAAGGCGGTGGACGGGGTCTCCTTCGACCTGCGCCGCGGCGAGACGCTCGGCATCGTGGGCGAGTCCGGCTGCGGCAAGTCCACGCTGGCCAAGCTCCTGATGGCGCTGGAGCGGCCGACCTCGGGCTCCGTGAAGATCAACGGCATGGAGATCGCCAACGCCAGGGGCGGCGACCTCAAGCGGGTCCGCCGCAACATCCAGATGGTCATGCAGGATCCGTACA
It includes:
- a CDS encoding ABC transporter ATP-binding protein, giving the protein MKKTSTPALPDRGVLGSEPLLAVDDLHVEFATRQGAVKAVNGVSYALNPGETLAVLGESGSGKSVTAQAIMGILDMPPARIPRGEIRFKGTDLLKLSEDARSQVRGQRIAMIFQDALSALNPVFTVGSQIGEMFRVHRGTSRGDAQKKAIELMDRVRIPGAKQRVNDYPHQFSGGMRQRIMIAMSIALDPEVLIADEPTTALDVTVQAQIMELLAELRRESNMGLILITHDLGVVADVADKIAVMYGGRIVENALVHDIYRAPAHPYAKGLLDSIPRVDQKGQELYAIKGMPPNLLDMPSGCSFHPRCPYRQDNCVTEAPPLYEIGPTRNSACHYWREVLDGSHG